The Polaribacter sp. Q13 sequence AAAGAAAATGATATGTTTAAAACCTAAAAAGGTTTTAAACAATTTTATATTTATTTTCATTTAAATAATTTTTACTCCCTTGTATAGTTTAAGAATTTATTAATTTTAAACTCACCATCTAAAACAGTTGCTTTAAAAACATATTTACCTGCTTTGGGAATAAAAACACGTGGTGTTATAGTATTTGGGTTATTATTTTCGAACGCACAATCGGCAGGACCTTTTACTTGCTTCCATACTATTTCTGGGCTAATATCATCTTTATCCTCGTCAGTAATCACAGTTGTAATTGCAAGACTGTTATCTGTTTTTGAATACGTATAATCGATAGTAATAGTGGGTGGTGTATTTATTGCAGAAACTATAGCATTGGTGTCATTTGCAAAACGTTGCTCATCCTCGAGACCTGCTGCCCAAAGTGCAATTCGTTGTGCAAACACTCTATTATCGGAATGACTTAAACGGGTACCAGCCCCAGCATTCCAAAACAAATTACGATCAAAAACACCTATTACTCTACCTTTACCTATTTCAGCTATTGCTAAAGCTACATCGGTATTTTCATTAAATTTACCATCATTAGAATTTACAACTAACCTACCGCCTAATCCGCCTTCTTGCGCTTTCGCTAAAATTACTGCCGGTTTAGAAACACGAATAAAACTTACGCCTTCTCCCCTAAAAGCAACGCCTTTATGTTTATTTTTTTTATTAATAAAGTGATCTTGTGTATACTCATTCACCAAATAGTTTCCAGCACCATTATCAGTCAAAAAATACATACCAAATTGCTCCATTAAAGCATTGTCAGAAATTCTCCCTACTTCATTATCCACACCTACAATGCTATACTCACCACCAAATCCACTATCTGACCAAGCAATTACTCCGCCACCTTTTTTCACCCAACGCTTTAAGGCTTTAGCTTCAGCTTTGTTAAAAACTCGCTGATTTGAGCCTAAAATTAAAACATCAATCGACTTTAAAAATTCGGCATTAATTACAATTTCTTGATCGTAAACTTCGTTTACCGTAAACCCAACAGCATCTAATGCTTTTTTAAAACCACTCATTCCTAAAGCTCCTTCATCATTCAAACGCATTTGGTGAAATGGTTTTTTACTTCCCGATGGTAGCGTGCCATCCGCAGCAACATCTCCATATACATAAACAATGTTTTGTGCATCTACAGCAAGAAAACAAATTAAACTTATAGTTAATAATATTATTTTACGTTTCATATATTTATTTTTAGTGATACCTTATTAATAGTTTATTTTATTCGCATTAAAAAAGAGTTATTAAGATAACGCAATTCTACAGCTAAAGTACTAATAAGTAACCTTCGACTTATTCTTTAACTTTTTTTCCATAATAGGGTATAAATCATAGGTTGGATACATCTCTGATTTAAAAGCTTTCCATGCTGTTCTTTCAATAGCAAGGTTTACTGCTGATAATTTTGAAGCAGGCAGTTCCAAAACAACCATTTGACCAATTCCCATAACTACAAACCAATTAACTACAGAAACGCCTTCTGGTGGGAAATTTTCATAAAACCCTTGATCGGTTCTTATCTTTTCAATTTCATTTAAATTCATACTTTGATCATGTTTAAGAAAAACTGTTAATAACAACTTGTCTTCACCTTTTTCAGAACCGGTTTTTACATCAGTCGATTGCGAATAACCAATGAATTGTATTAAGAATAGCGCGAGTAATAATGAGTATTTCATATTTTATAAATTTTAGATCTATGGTGTTTTTATAAAGTTAATGCTTCTTGTTATGTTTGCTGACAAAAAGTAAGGTGGAAATTCGATTATGGAATATTATTCCTTTTTTCACCCTATTAATTGAGGATATTTTTAAAAGAATTTCATCTAAAAATGATTCATTTAAATACCCATAAGTTTCAGAATTTTTTTTGGTAAATCGGTATTATCGAAATATTCTGAGAACTCTTCTTGACCTTTACCTATAACTCTAACAGGAACCGGTGTACCAGAATGATCACCAGAACCCCATCTTATTCCTGCCTTTTTATTCAAAATGTAGGCTGCTGTTTCTGCAATGGATTTTGTCTTAGTTTTACTTAAATAATCGGCATCTGCGTTTACTTCCTTATGTCCTTTAAACTGTTTGTTGTAGGCAGATTTTAATAAGGTCAATTCTTTATCATCTAAAGACAAACCGATATCCTTGTTTCCTAAGCCAAAATCTGCCTGTACTAACTCTAAAATAGTATTGAAAGAGACTTTTGGATCTGTATTTTTAAGTTCTGTCATTTTTCTTTTAAACTCTTGAACTGAAATTATTTGGTATTTCAACAATTCAGGATTTGTGACATAATTTATCCCAGTAGATAAGGCCCCTGTTTCATGGTCTGCAGTAACTATTATTAATGTTTCATCTGGTCGTTTTTTGTAAAACTCAAAAGCTTCTTTAATAGCATCATTAAAAGCAAGTACTTCATGCACCATAGATACACCATCGTTTCCATGACACGCCCAATCAATTTTACCGCCTTCTACCATCATAAAAAAACCTTTATCATTATCAATCACTTCAATCCCTTTTTTTGTAAAATCGGCAAGAGAAAGCGCGTCTTCTTTTTTATCAATAGCCCAGTAAAATTCTCCTGTAGGATACTT is a genomic window containing:
- a CDS encoding alkaline phosphatase, with the protein product MMIISMALFCAIGYGQTKQNAKYVFLFIGDGMGVSQVYTTEMYLNAKPNEIKTEKLLMSSFPVNSNMTNYSASSYVTTSCSAATAMSTGFKTANGIIGKSPDKKIAYENISQKVKKAGFKVGILSSVMIDHATPASFYAHQDSRNMYYEISMELPNYNIDYFGGGGFHHPKGKKGDQPDSFENAIKKGYTIADSHEEFNKLKNGDEKIIAINPEKYPTGEFYWAIDKKEDALSLADFTKKGIEVIDNDKGFFMMVEGGKIDWACHGNDGVSMVHEVLAFNDAIKEAFEFYKKRPDETLIIVTADHETGALSTGINYVTNPELLKYQIISVQEFKRKMTELKNTDPKVSFNTILELVQADFGLGNKDIGLSLDDKELTLLKSAYNKQFKGHKEVNADADYLSKTKTKSIAETAAYILNKKAGIRWGSGDHSGTPVPVRVIGKGQEEFSEYFDNTDLPKKILKLMGI